The following are encoded together in the Streptomyces tsukubensis genome:
- a CDS encoding YidC/Oxa1 family membrane protein insertase — protein sequence MSAFFSAFASLVAHFADLLHPLFHDASTAVAIILFTTCVRLLVHPLSRASARGQRARAKLQPQIAELRKKHVKNPEKLRQAVLELHAAEKVSPLSGCLPSLFQIPAFMLLYHLFSSSSIGGDPNSLLGHTLFAAPLGDRWKDALGNGGPFGDSGLVYVGIFAVVIVVATFNYRRTKRQMASAASPLAQVSGSTRTDKAGGTEAPGTEVPGIGAITKLMPLMSFMTLFSVAVVPLAAALYLVTSTAWSAVERAVLYRDMPAATPAPALSPAA from the coding sequence ATGTCCGCTTTCTTCTCCGCGTTCGCCAGTCTGGTCGCGCACTTCGCCGACCTGCTCCACCCGCTCTTCCACGACGCGTCCACCGCCGTCGCCATCATCCTTTTCACCACCTGCGTACGGCTGCTCGTCCACCCGCTCTCCCGGGCCTCCGCGCGCGGCCAGCGGGCCCGCGCCAAGCTTCAGCCGCAGATCGCCGAGTTGCGGAAGAAGCACGTCAAGAACCCGGAGAAGCTACGACAAGCCGTGCTGGAACTGCACGCGGCCGAGAAGGTCTCGCCCCTCTCCGGCTGCCTGCCCAGCCTGTTCCAGATCCCCGCCTTCATGCTGCTGTACCACCTGTTCTCCAGCTCCAGCATCGGCGGCGACCCCAACTCCCTCCTCGGTCACACCCTCTTCGCCGCGCCACTCGGCGACCGCTGGAAGGACGCCCTCGGCAACGGCGGGCCCTTCGGTGACAGCGGTCTCGTCTACGTGGGGATCTTCGCGGTCGTCATCGTGGTCGCCACCTTCAACTACCGCAGGACCAAGCGGCAGATGGCCTCCGCGGCCTCCCCGCTCGCTCAGGTCTCCGGCAGCACGCGGACCGACAAGGCGGGCGGGACGGAGGCGCCCGGGACCGAGGTGCCCGGGATCGGCGCCATCACCAAGCTGATGCCGCTGATGTCGTTCATGACGCTCTTCAGCGTCGCCGTCGTGCCGCTCGCGGCCGCGCTCTACCTGGTCACCAGTACCGCGTGGAGCGCCGTCGAGCGTGCGGTGCTCTACCGGGACATGCCGGCCGCTACGCCCGCACCCGCACTCTCCCCGGCCGCCTGA
- a CDS encoding DUF6412 domain-containing protein: MAGRWTTSRSVGLVLFLLAGVLLTDGGGLSGAVALAATATAAAGSALVACSVIAARCAPAVPPTRVRTAIRDREHRTAFLPQRDPDASGRPRPRAPGRRLLTAA, encoded by the coding sequence ATGGCCGGCAGGTGGACCACCTCACGCTCCGTCGGGCTCGTCCTCTTCCTGCTCGCCGGCGTTCTGCTGACCGACGGCGGCGGTCTCTCCGGTGCCGTCGCGCTCGCCGCCACGGCCACCGCGGCCGCGGGCTCCGCGCTCGTCGCCTGCTCCGTCATCGCCGCGCGCTGCGCCCCCGCCGTACCGCCCACCCGGGTACGTACGGCCATCAGGGACCGTGAGCACCGCACCGCGTTCCTGCCCCAGCGAGACCCCGACGCCTCGGGCCGCCCCAGGCCCCGCGCACCCGGCCGCCGTCTCCTGACGGCCGCGTAG
- a CDS encoding winged helix-turn-helix transcriptional regulator encodes MALGKDYTAQQCSIARTLEIVGERWTLLVVRDALYGVRRYNDFLVHLGIPRAVLAARLHSLTEAGVLDKRRYQESPPRDEYVLTDAGIALWPVIRALGAWGRDHVGDSLPPREFRHFACGTRLGSYGECPVCAVPVPVPDVEMIPGPGLDPDPSDPVGRALLAPRRLLQPVVTDPV; translated from the coding sequence ATGGCTCTCGGCAAGGACTACACGGCCCAGCAGTGCTCCATCGCGCGGACGCTGGAGATCGTCGGAGAGCGGTGGACCCTCCTCGTCGTCCGCGACGCCCTCTACGGCGTCCGCCGCTACAACGACTTCCTCGTTCACCTGGGCATTCCGCGCGCCGTCCTCGCCGCCCGGCTGCACTCCCTCACCGAGGCCGGCGTACTCGACAAGCGGCGCTACCAGGAGTCGCCGCCCCGCGACGAGTACGTACTGACCGACGCCGGTATCGCCCTCTGGCCCGTCATCCGCGCGCTCGGCGCCTGGGGGCGCGACCACGTCGGCGACTCGCTGCCGCCGCGTGAGTTCCGCCACTTCGCCTGCGGTACGCGTCTCGGCTCGTACGGGGAGTGCCCCGTCTGCGCCGTACCCGTGCCTGTGCCGGATGTGGAGATGATCCCCGGGCCCGGACTCGACCCCGACCCCTCGGATCCGGTCGGCCGGGCACTGCTCGCACCCCGCCGACTCCTTCAGCCCGTCGTCACCGATCCTGTATAA